A genomic window from Gossypium hirsutum isolate 1008001.06 chromosome D12, Gossypium_hirsutum_v2.1, whole genome shotgun sequence includes:
- the LOC107943251 gene encoding stress-related protein produces MLLLSFIIDANFKQSTEVESTAKLTAEIEANLENIQKKLKHLYFVQVASIYTVVCVSRMHEYTKENSSALKSRVQIVEEIVKTIIGLFNDKFRNVLFELFKIFYRKVDKLLSPFECHVPSVVKHASSQARTVASKVQQVRVVDAAKSITRNVYTRYGPTTKEMYDKYEVVAKQYAVFTWRTLNRLSLFPQMAHLVVPTNAYWLKKYNQVVQQFGEKWCVVAAYLPLGPNDIITKVFMDNRGAPIISSNGKSI; encoded by the exons atgttacttttatcgtTTATCATCGATGCAAATTTCAAACAGTCGACGGAGGTTGAAAGCACCGCGAAATTAACTGCCGAAATAGAGGCT AACCTAGAAAATATTCAGAAGAAACTTAAGCATCTATATTTTGTTCAAGTGGCATCAATCTATACAGTTGTGTGTGTTTCAAGAATGCATGAGTATACTAAGGAAAACTCCAGTGCACTTAAATCAAGGGTTCAAATCGTTGAAGAAATCGTCAAGACTATTATCGGTCTTTTTAACGACAAATTTCGCAATGTACTGTTTGAactcttcaaaattttttatCGCAAA GTGGATAAGTTATTGAGCCCGTTTGAGTGTCATGTGCCATCTGTCGTGAAACATGCTTCAAGCCAGGCTCGAACTGTGGCTTCAAAAGTCCAACAAGTCAGGGTTGTAGACGCAGCTAAGTCAATCACGAGGAACGTTTACACCAGGTATGGACCAACAACTAAGGAAATGTATGATAAGTATGAGGTAGTAGCAAAACAATACGCTGTTTTTACTTGGCGAACTCTTAACCGTCTCTCACTTTTCCCTCAAATGGCTCATTTAGTGGTCCCCACGAATGCTTATTGGTTGAAGAAGTACAATCAAGTTGTTCAACAATTCGGGGAGAAATGGTGCGTAGTGGCAGCGTACCTGCCGTTGGGTCCGAATGATATAATCACAAAGGTTTTCATGGACAATAGAGGAGCACCAATCATTTCAAGTAATGGGAAATCAATTTAG
- the LOC107947556 gene encoding stress-related protein — protein sequence MEKTLVDADFKQPVEAESTMKSTVESNHKQIEAISNPENIQKKLKYLDFIQVVSIYVVVCVSSIYEYAKENSGPLKPGVQTVEETVKTVIGPVYDKFRDVPFELLKFVDCKVDKSLSQLERHVPSMVKQSSSQARTVASEVQRVGVVDVAKSITRDIYTKYKLTAKAMHDKYERVAEQYAVFAWRSLSRLPFFPQVAQVVLPTTAYWSEKYNQVVQHFGENGYVVAAYLPLIPINRIAKVFIDDGRAPVVSSNGESVLRQ from the exons ATGGAGAAAACGTTGGTGGATGCAGATTTCAAACAGCCGGTGGAGGCTGAAAGCACCATGAAATCGACGGTCGAATCAAATCACAAACAAATAGAAGCTATAAGT AACCCAGAAAATATTCAAAAGAAACTCAAGTATCTAGATTTCATTCAAGTGGTGTCAATCTATGTGGTTGTGTGTGTTTCAAGCATCTATGAGTACGCTAAGGAAAACTCCGGTCCACTTAAACCGGGGGTTCAAACCGTCGAAGAAACTGTTAAGACTGTCATCGGTCCCGTTTACGATAAATTTCGCGATGTACCGTTTGAACTCCTCAAATTTGTTGATTGCAAG GTAGACAAGTCACTGAGTCAACTGGAGCGTCACGTTCCATCTATGGTGAAGCAATCTTCAAGCCAGGCTCGAACTGTGGCGTCAGAGGTCCAACGAGTCGGGGTCGTAGACGTGGCTAAGTCAATCACAAGAGACATTTACACCAAGTATAAACTGACAGCTAAAGCGATGCATGACAAGTACGAGCGGGTGGCGGAACAGTACGCTGTTTTCGCTTGGCGATCTCTTAGTCGTCTCCCGTTTTTCCCTCAAGTGGCACAGGTAGTGCTCCCTACGACTGCTTACTGGTCGGAGAAGTACAATCAGGTTGTTCAACATTTCGGGGAGAATGGTTACGTGGTGGCAGCGTACCTCCCATTGATTCCGATAAATAGAATTGCAAAGGTTTTCATAGACGACGGGAGAGCGCCGGTCGTTTCGAGTAATGGTGAATCAGTTCTAAGGCAATGA